The proteins below are encoded in one region of Belonocnema kinseyi isolate 2016_QV_RU_SX_M_011 chromosome 3, B_treatae_v1, whole genome shotgun sequence:
- the LOC117168803 gene encoding uncharacterized protein LOC117168803 — protein sequence MRISTEKVFLVLLGFLHFKRADGMVPNLHQKWIILKMNDECTFLSRIHQTWLVPPFLQQTPPQHEDFVNHIRLPERHYYEGAFRQLLPNSRHNDTTHTPKSVQKTTIEEGECYISGPFVVFQRPQRATYVPEEGYIYIAISYHRLYRAPLYRQNYKDDDDRLANVVSGRTHPKRRRIHDPDESHDAFMTMRMKMRMSHHSGSSSYGKDDCL from the exons atgaggatttctactgaaaaagtaTTTCTTGTACTCCTAGGATTCCTGCACTTTAAAC GGGCAGATGGGATGGTTCCCAATTTACATCAAAAATGGATTATTCTCAAAATGAATGATGAATGTACTTTTTTGAGCCGTATCCACCAGACATGGCTCGTACCCCCATTTTTACAACAAACCCCTCCACAACATGAAGATTTTGTAAATCATATACGACTTCCGGAACGCCATTATTATGAAGGTGCTTTTCGGCAGCTACTTCCCAATTCAAGACATAATGATACTACTCATACTCCGAAGAGCGTTCAG aagacaacaATAGAGGAAGGCGAATGTTATATATCTGGCCCTTTCGTAGTATTCCAACGACCACAACGAGCAACCTATGTACCGGAGGAAGGCTACATATATATAGCAATTTCATATCACCGGTTGTATAGAGCGCCCTTATATCGTCAAAACTACAAAGACGATGACGACAGATTGGCCAATGTAGTTTCCGGAAGAACACACCCGAAGCGCAGAAGGATACATGATCCTGATGAATCTCATGATGCTTTTATGACAATGAGAATGAAAATGAGAATGTCTCATCACAGTGGCTCTAGTTCATATGGAAAGGACGATTGCTTATAA